CGCGATGGCCTTCACACCCGCCTGATTGACCCATACCGGCGAGCCGCCTACGAAACCCAGCGGCCCGTGGTCAAAGTTCTCGCTGTTGAAGTCGTCAAACGCCACGCCGCCGCCGCCCGTGCCAACATACTGGTTGGTCTCGACCTTCGGGTCGAGCCAGACGGTGCTGGTGGTCACGTTCTGGTAGACGAAATTGCGCCCCACCACCCCTTCGTTCCTGGCCGGGTCGTACGGCCTGCCTATGCCCGAGAGCAGCATCAGCCGCACGTTATGGAACTGGAAGGCACTGAGGATGACCAGTTCGGCAGGCTGGGTAACGGTGTTGCCCTCGGCATCGGCATAGGTGACACCCGTGGCGCGTCGGCCATCGGAATCCAGTTCCACCTTCAGCACGTTGCAACTGGCGCGCAGTTCAAACAGCGGATGGCGGCGCAGGACGGGCAGGATGTTCACATTGGGCGAGGCCTTGGAATACATGTAGCAGGCATACCCGCTGCAGTAGCCGCAGAAATTGCACGGCCCCATCTGCGCGCCATACGGATTGACATACTGGCGCGATGCATTGGCGGCGGGCAGGGAATAGGGGTGGAAACCCGCTTCCTCCGCCGACTTGCGGAACAGATGGGCGGTATAGACATCCTTGAGTGCAGGCAGTGGAAAATGGTCCGAGCGTGAGGGGGAGAACACATTGCCCTTCCCCACCACCTCGCCATTGACCCTGTACGGCTCGCCCGATGTGCCGAACACCTTCTCTGCCCTGTCGAAAAAGGGTTCGAGTTCCTCATACGTCACGCCATAATCCTGCAGGTTCATCCCCTCGGGTATGAACTTCGTGCCGTATTTCTCGATCACGCGCGTGCGCAGGCGCAGGTCATCGGGTGGCATGCGGAAATGCACGCCCGACCAGTGCAGTCCCGCGCCGCCTACCCCCTCACCGGGCAGGAAGGCGGCCATGCGGCGATAGGGGAGTGCGACCTGCCGGCTGTTGTTGCGGATGGTGACTGTGTGTTTGGACAGGTCCTGGAACAGTTTGTAGCGGAAATT
This portion of the Komagataeibacter sp. FNDCF1 genome encodes:
- a CDS encoding GMC family oxidoreductase, which codes for MSTDARRLDPVDVVIVGGGWAGSIMAKEMTEAGRSVVVLERGPDRGTASDGAYPASIDELEGNFRYKLFQDLSKHTVTIRNNSRQVALPYRRMAAFLPGEGVGGAGLHWSGVHFRMPPDDLRLRTRVIEKYGTKFIPEGMNLQDYGVTYEELEPFFDRAEKVFGTSGEPYRVNGEVVGKGNVFSPSRSDHFPLPALKDVYTAHLFRKSAEEAGFHPYSLPAANASRQYVNPYGAQMGPCNFCGYCSGYACYMYSKASPNVNILPVLRRHPLFELRASCNVLKVELDSDGRRATGVTYADAEGNTVTQPAELVILSAFQFHNVRLMLLSGIGRPYDPARNEGVVGRNFVYQNVTTSTVWLDPKVETNQYVGTGGGGVAFDDFNSENFDHGPLGFVGGSPVWVNQAGVKAIAAAQSGGPPGTPRWGSAWKAGMIDTYRHSLRIDAHGANMAYRDVYLDLDPTWKDDHGQPLLRMTFDWKDNDICMNRYVVDKIGDVAKAMGARQVHLTRREFGKPFDTRHYQTTHLGGGAVMGTDPGTSALNRYLQSWDVHNVFVIGANAFPQGTGYNPTGMVAALAYWAAHHIRTTYLAHPGPLAG